The genomic region CCGGTTTCTACGACTACCGATCCAAGTACACGGCGGGGCAGACCGAGTACGTGATCCCGGTGCCGATGCACCGGGACCTCCTCCTGCGCGCGGCGGAGTTCACCCGGAAAGCGGCGGCCGCGCTGCAGCTGCGCGGGGCGGCCCGGCTGGACTACCGGGTCGACCCGGCGGGAAACCTCTTCTTCCTGGAGGCGAACACGATTCCCGGGATGACCGAGACGAGTCTCCTCCCGAAGGCAGCCCGGTTCGACGGGCTCTCCTTCGAGGATCTCGTCGAGGAGATCCTGGACGATGCGGGGCTGTACAAGTAGATGATCGAGTACAAGGCCTATCACAAGAAGTCGCTCGGGAAGCACCGGCGGAGGCATGCCGCGCGCAGGAAGAAGAAAGGGGAGAAGGAGACGTCCCGGGGGATGGACCGCCTCCGGCGGTCGCTTCCCGTGGCTGTGGCGCTTCTGGTGGTCGTCTTCGTCGGGGCGGCGGGAGCGGCGGTCTACTCCTGGCTCGGCCACTCCCGGATCTTCTCCGTCCGGGTCGTGGACATGAACGAGTGCGTCCACGTGACGCGGGACGAGGTGGTCGGCATGCTCGGCGGGGCGGCGAACGGGAACATCTGGTCGCTCTCCAAGGAGGAGATCGGCCGCCGGCTGGGGAGCCACCCCTTCGTGCGGGAGGTGTCCGTCCGGAAGGCCTTCCCGGACCGGCTCGTCGTGCGGATCGTCGAGCGGATTCCGGTCGCGATGATCAACCTGGACTCCCTCTACTACGTGGACGACCGGGGGCACGTGTTCAAGCGGCTGACGGCATACGACGCGAAGGACTTTCCCATCCTGACGGGGTTCTCCCGGAAGGACCTCCTGGGCAGGGACACGGTCACGCTGCAGAACCTGAGGAAATCGGTCGGCCTGCTGAAGCGGGCGGAGGCCGGGAGCCTCCGGCGGAACATCTCCGAGGTCCACTACGACGCGACGGAAGGCTACACCCTGGTGAGGCGGGACGACGGGCTCCAGCTGAAGATCGGGACGATGGAGTGGGAGGAGGCGATGCGCCGGATCGAGGAGGCGCTTCCGAAGCTCGCCCGCCTCGGTCAGTCGCGGGGGACCGTGGACCTGAGAACAGCGGGCCGCATCTTCGTGCGGTCGGGGGAGTGAATGGAAACGGACCTGGGGCCGGTGATCGTCGGGCTGGATGTCGGCTCGAGCAAGGTGGCGACGGTGGTCGGGAGGAAGGGGCCCGAAGGGGTCGAGATCCTCGGCGTGGGGACCTGCCCGACGGAGGGGATGCGCAAGGGATCCGTCGTGAACGTGGACGCCACGGTGAAGTCGATCGAGCAGAGCGTGGCCGAGGCGGAGAAGATGACCGGGATCTCGCTGACCTCCGTCCTGGTGGGGGTTTCCGGTCCGCTGATCAAGTCCTTCAACAGCCACGCCGCGGTGTCGGTGAAAAACGAGCGGGAGGTCTCCGAGACCGACATCGCGCGGGTGCTCGAGCTGGCCAAGGAGGTGGAGCTGCCGAAGGACCGGGAGGTCCTGCACGTGCTGAACCAGGAGTTCATCGTGGACGACGTCGGGGGGATCAAGGACCCCCGCGGGATGAGCGGGATCCGCCTCGATGCCCGGGTCCATGTCGTGACCGACGACCTCCCGAGCACGAGGAACCTGGCCCGGTGCGTGGAGAAGGCGGAGCTGGAGGTGGTCGACATCGTGCTGTGCCCGCTCGCCTCCGCGGAGGCCGTGCTGACGCCGGAGGAGCGGGAGGTCGGGGTCGCCCTGCTCGACTTCGGAAGCGGGACGGTCGACATGGCGATTTTCTACGACGGGGCGCTCCGGCACACCTTCGTGCTGCCGCTGGGCGGATCGAACATCACCTCCGACGTGGCGGTGGGCCTTCGGATCCCGGCGGCGGACGCGGAAAAGCTGAAGATCGCCTCGGGGTGCGCCGCGATCCAGAAGGTCCGGCGGGACGACCTCGTGGAGCTCCCGGGGGTCGGGGGGCGCCAGCCGCGGCCGATCCGCCGCCAGTACCTGGCCGAGATCATCGAGCCGCGCGCGGAGGAAATCTTCACCCTGCTCCGGAAGGAGATCCTCCGTTCGGGGTGCGAGGAGATGCTGGGGGCAGGGATCGTCCTGACCGGAGGAAGTTCCCGCCTGGACGGGCTCTCCGAGCTCGGGGAGCGGGTCTTCCATCTCCCGGTCCGCCGGGGAGCCCCGATCGGGGTCGGGGGGATGGTGGAGCTGGTGGGCACCCCCGATCTCGCCACGGGGGTGGGGCTTCTCCTCTACGGGGCGAGACTGGCCGGGAGCGGGGGGCGGAGGGGAGCGGAGGAGGCGGAGGAGGGGTTCCTCGGCCACCTGAAGCGGCTGATGACGGAGTATTTCTAACCATCCGGAAGGGATAAGGAGGACGGCATGTTCACGATTGTCGAGGAGAACCGGTGCAACGCGGTCATCAAGGTGTTCGGCATGGGAGGCGGGGGAGGAAACGCGATCAACACGATGATCGAGGAGGGGCTGAAAGGGGTGGAGTTCATCGCCGCGAACACGGACGCCCAGGCCCTCTCGAAGAACCTCGCGCCGCTGAAGATCCAGCTCGGCGCGAAGCTGACCAAGGGGCTCGGCGCCGGCGCCAATCCCGACATCGGGCGACAGGCCGCCCTGGAGGACAGCGAGGTGCTGCGGGAGGCGCTCTTCGGCGCCGACATGGTATTTCTGACGGCCGGGCTCGGGGGCGGTACCGGGACCGGCGGCGCTCCCGTCCTGGCGGAGGTGGCCCGGGAGGTCGGCGCCCTGACCGTCGCGGTGGTCACCCGTCCCTTCTCCTTCGAGGGGGCGACGAGGCGCCGCCAGGCGGAGAAGGGGCTGAAGGAGCTTCGATCCATCGTGGACACCCTCATCGTGGTCCCCAACGAGAAGCTGCTCCTGATCGCGGGGAAGGAGATGCGCTTCGTGGAGGCGTTCCGGAAGGTGGACGAGGTGCTCTACCAGGCGGTCCGCGGGATCTCCGAGCTGGTGACGAACCCCGGCTACATCAACCTCGACTTCGCGGACGTGAAGACGATCATGTCCGCCTCCGGGGTGGCGCTGATGGGGACCGGGTCCGCCTCCGGGCAGAACCGGGCGGTGGCGGCCGCGGAAAAGGCGATCTCCAGCCCGCTCCTGGAGGATGTCTCCATCCGGGGCGCTCGCGGGGTCCTCATCAACATCACGGCGGGGCCTTCCCTCTGCCTGAGCGAGATCAACGAGGCGGCGAGCCTCGTCCAGGAGGAAGCGGACGAGGAGGCGAACATCATCTTCGGCACCGTCATCGACGAGACGATGGGCGACGAGCTGAAGGTGACCGTCATCGCCACCGGCTTCGAGTCGGGGGTGACCGAGACGATCTGGAAGGCGCCGCGACGCACCATCAAGCTCATCGGGAGGGAAGACCTGGAGAAGCCGACCTTCCTCCGGGCCGCGCAGGCGCGGGAACCGGAGAGGGTCGAACATCTTCCGCTGATCGACAAGGAACCCGAGGAGGAGAAGCCGGAGGAGTTCGAGATCCCGACCTTCCTCCGCCGCCGATCCGAGTAGATGGCGCGGCGTCCCCGGCGGCGGGAGTCAATCCTGTCCCGCGAAGTCGGGGCGGTCCGCAAGGAGTGGGGGGGGAAGCTTCGGGTCGCCCTGGTCTACCCGAACCGGTACGAGACGGGGATGTCGAACCTGGGCTTCCTCACCGTCCACGCCCGGGTCAACGCGCGGCCGGACGCCCTCTGCGAGCGCGCCTTCCTCTCCGTTCCGGGGGAGGGAGCCCGTCCGTCCCACCGGGGAAGTGCCGGAAAACCGGCCCCCGTCGTCACGGTGGAGAGCGGCCGCCCCCTTTCCGAGTTCGACATCGTTGCCGTTTCCCTTTCCTTCGAGAACGACCTGCTCCACCTTCCTCCCATCCTCGCCTCGGGGGGCGTGTCCCCCTTCCGGGAGGAGAGAAGTTCCGGGGCGGAAGCCGGGTTTCCGCGAAGCCGTGCGGTCCCGCTGGTCCTCATGGGGGGATTCGCCGCCTCCCTCTCCCCGGAGCCGGCCGGGACGCTGGCGGACGCGGTAGTGGTCGGCGACGGGGAGCGGGCGCTCGACGCGGTGCTCGACCTGGGGACGCCCCGCCCCGTCGAACCGGGGTACCTGCGGGAGCTGTCCGCGATCCCCGGCGTGTATGTCCCCGGCGGCTACCTTCCCGAGTACTCCGCTCCGCGGGAGGGGGACCCGCCCGGCGTGCGGCGCCTTTGCGCCCTTCGTCCCCGGCCGGGGTTCCCTCCCCGCGTCCGGCGGGAAACCCTTTCCCCGGCGGAGTATCCTCAGCTTCCGGTGGTGCTCTCCGAAGAGGCCGAGCTGGGACGGATGGCGCTGGTGGAGACCTCCCGCGGTTGTCCGCAGATGTGCGGGTTCTGCGCGGCGTCCCACGCCTGTCCCGGCTTCCGGGAAGTTCCCCCGGACCGGTTCCGCGCCGCGGTCGACGCGGCCTGGCCGCACCGCAGGACGATCGGCTTCGTCGGGGCCGCGGTGCTCGACTGGGCCCCGTTCCGCGAGATCGCCCGCGAGATCCTCGCCCGGGGAGGCGCCGTGTCGCCCGCCTCGGTCCGGGCGGAGCTGGTGGACGAGGAGATCGCCGAAATCCTCGGGCGAAGCGGCCACCGGACCGTCGCCCTGGCTCCGGAGTGCGGAAGCCAGGAACGGCGGCGCAGGATCGGCAAGCGGGTCGACGACGACCGGTTCCTTTCCGCGGCGCGCGTCCTCGCCCGGGCGGGGATCGTCTCCTTCAAGCTCTATTTTCTGACCGGGGTTCCCGGCGCGGAGCGGGAGGAGGAGGTGGAGGGGACAATCCGATTCCTGAAACGCTTCCGGGAGACGGTTCTCGAGGAGGGGCGGGCGATCGGAAGGATGGGAACGGTGACCGCCGTCCTGTCCCCGTTCGTCCCCAAGCCCTTCACCCCGCTCCAGTGGGCGCCGATGGCGCGGCAGGAGGAGCTGTCCGCCAGGCACGAGGCGATCGCGTCCGCCGTCCGTCCGGTGGCCAATCTCCGGGTCTCCGCCGAGCCGCCCCGGTCCGCCGTGCTCCAGGGATACCTCGGGCTCTCCGACCGCCGGGTCGCGGGGGCGCTCCGGAAAAGCGGTTCGGGGAGGCTGCGCCTTTCCGACCGGGGGTTCTCCCCGCCCGTTTCCTGGGTGGTCTTCCGGGAGAAGGAGGCGGACGAATACCTTCCCTGGGATGTCGTCGAGGGAGGGCTTCCGAAAGAGGCGTTGCGGACCCGCTACCGGGCCGTCATTCGGAGGTGACCCGGAAGAGGATGTTGCGCGTTCTCGGTCCGTCGAACTCGCACAGGTAGACCGATTGCCAGGTCCCGAGCACCAGCTGGCCGGACTCGACGAAGACGAACACGGAGGAGCCGACGATGCTGGCCTTCGCGTGGGCGTGGGCGTTTCCCTCGGTGTGCAGGTATTTCCCCTTCGAGGGGACGACCGACTCGAGTATGTTGAGGAGGTCCTGCTTCACGTTCGGATCGGTGTTCTCGTTGATCGTGACCGCCGCCGTGGTGTGGGGGACGAAGATCGTGCAGGTACCCCGCGTAACGCCGCTCTCCCGGACCACGAGGCGGGTGGTCTGGGTGATGTCGATCATCTGCTGGGGACTTTCGGTCCGGACCGTGACGCTCTTCAGATTCATCCTCCCCCCGGGGAACATGTTTTTCATCTTGTAACACAGGAACTTTGCGAGGGTCAAGGAAATGGGATCCCGTTATAATGAGAGTCCGGAGGGAGCGCCTCCCGGGCTGATCCTGGCCTCTTCCTCTCCCCGGCGGCGGGAGCTGATGCGCGTCATCGGCGTGCCGTTCCGCGTGGTGCCGTCCCGCGTCGAGGAAACGTCCCACGCGGGGGAGCCGTTCCGGAACTTCGTCCGGAGGGCCGCGCGGGAGAAGGGAGAGGAGGTGGCCTCCCGGTACCCGGAGGCGTTCGTGCTCGCCGCGGACA from Deltaproteobacteria bacterium GWC2_65_14 harbors:
- a CDS encoding cell division protein FtsZ, which codes for MFTIVEENRCNAVIKVFGMGGGGGNAINTMIEEGLKGVEFIAANTDAQALSKNLAPLKIQLGAKLTKGLGAGANPDIGRQAALEDSEVLREALFGADMVFLTAGLGGGTGTGGAPVLAEVAREVGALTVAVVTRPFSFEGATRRRQAEKGLKELRSIVDTLIVVPNEKLLLIAGKEMRFVEAFRKVDEVLYQAVRGISELVTNPGYINLDFADVKTIMSASGVALMGTGSASGQNRAVAAAEKAISSPLLEDVSIRGARGVLINITAGPSLCLSEINEAASLVQEEADEEANIIFGTVIDETMGDELKVTVIATGFESGVTETIWKAPRRTIKLIGREDLEKPTFLRAAQAREPERVEHLPLIDKEPEEEKPEEFEIPTFLRRRSE
- a CDS encoding cell division protein FtsA is translated as METDLGPVIVGLDVGSSKVATVVGRKGPEGVEILGVGTCPTEGMRKGSVVNVDATVKSIEQSVAEAEKMTGISLTSVLVGVSGPLIKSFNSHAAVSVKNEREVSETDIARVLELAKEVELPKDREVLHVLNQEFIVDDVGGIKDPRGMSGIRLDARVHVVTDDLPSTRNLARCVEKAELEVVDIVLCPLASAEAVLTPEEREVGVALLDFGSGTVDMAIFYDGALRHTFVLPLGGSNITSDVAVGLRIPAADAEKLKIASGCAAIQKVRRDDLVELPGVGGRQPRPIRRQYLAEIIEPRAEEIFTLLRKEILRSGCEEMLGAGIVLTGGSSRLDGLSELGERVFHLPVRRGAPIGVGGMVELVGTPDLATGVGLLLYGARLAGSGGRRGAEEAEEGFLGHLKRLMTEYF